One genomic segment of Caldimonas brevitalea includes these proteins:
- a CDS encoding ABC transporter ATP-binding protein: protein MQLDDRNLTAAKPPPSLLNVNGIEVIYHHVILVLKGVSLQVPEGRIVALLGGNGAGKTTTLRAVSNLLGGERGEVTKGSIELRGERIEALSPAQLVHRGVVQVMEGRHCFAHLSIEDNLLTGAYTRRDGKAAIAETLEKVYQYFPRLKARRQSQAAYTSGGEQQMCAIGRALMANPKMVLLDEPSMGLAPQIVDEVFGIVRDLNTREGVTFLLAEQNTAMALRYADHGYILENGRVVMEGEAKALAENEDVKEFYLGMGGGDRRSFRDVKSYRRRKRWLA, encoded by the coding sequence ATGCAGCTCGACGATCGCAACCTGACCGCGGCAAAGCCGCCGCCGAGTCTGTTGAACGTCAATGGCATCGAGGTGATCTACCACCATGTGATCCTGGTGCTCAAGGGCGTGTCGCTGCAGGTGCCCGAAGGCCGCATCGTCGCGCTGCTGGGCGGCAACGGTGCCGGCAAGACGACCACCTTGCGCGCGGTCAGCAATCTGCTGGGCGGCGAGCGGGGGGAGGTCACCAAGGGGTCGATCGAGCTGCGCGGCGAGCGCATCGAAGCCTTGAGCCCGGCCCAGCTGGTGCACCGCGGTGTGGTGCAGGTGATGGAAGGCCGCCACTGTTTCGCGCATCTGAGCATCGAGGACAACCTGCTGACCGGCGCCTACACCCGCCGCGACGGCAAGGCCGCGATCGCCGAGACGCTCGAGAAGGTCTATCAATATTTCCCACGCTTGAAGGCGCGCCGGCAGTCGCAGGCCGCCTACACCTCGGGCGGCGAGCAGCAGATGTGCGCGATCGGCCGCGCGTTGATGGCCAACCCGAAGATGGTGCTGCTCGACGAGCCGTCGATGGGGCTGGCGCCGCAGATCGTCGACGAGGTGTTCGGCATCGTGCGCGACCTCAACACGCGCGAAGGTGTCACCTTCCTGTTGGCCGAACAGAACACGGCGATGGCCTTGCGTTATGCCGACCATGGCTACATCCTCGAGAACGGGCGCGTGGTGATGGAGGGCGAAGCGAAGGCGCTGGCCGAGAACGAGGACGTCAAGGAGTTCTACCTCGGCATGGGCGGCGGCGACCGCCGCAGCTTTCGCGACGTCAAGAGCTACCGGCGCCGCAAGCGTTGGCTGGCCTGA
- a CDS encoding tripartite tricarboxylate transporter substrate binding protein BugD — MKRFLMAAAAAALTTTGALAQDYPAKPVTFVVPFAAGGPTDKVARDLAEAMRKPLGGQIIIENVGGAGGTLGQTKVAKAANDGYTLLLAHIAMATAPSLYRNLQYKTLEDFEYLGLVNEVPMMLIARPTLPANNYAELNKWIQDNKGKINLANAGLGSASHLCGLIYMSTVKIDMVTVPYKGTGPAMTDLIGGQVDLMCDQSTNTTAQIEGGKVKAYAVTTPKRLTTPALKNLPTLDESGLKNFQVSIWHGLYAPKGTPKPVLDKLNAALKAALKDPEFIKRQEALGAVLVTDGRVNPAEHKKFVEAEINKWGPIIKAAGQYAD; from the coding sequence ATGAAACGCTTCCTGATGGCGGCTGCGGCCGCGGCACTCACCACCACCGGTGCGCTCGCCCAAGACTACCCCGCCAAGCCGGTCACCTTCGTCGTCCCGTTCGCGGCCGGCGGCCCCACCGACAAGGTGGCGCGCGACCTCGCCGAGGCGATGCGCAAGCCGCTGGGGGGCCAGATCATCATCGAGAACGTCGGCGGCGCCGGCGGCACGCTGGGGCAGACCAAGGTCGCCAAGGCGGCCAACGACGGCTACACGCTGCTGCTGGCCCACATCGCGATGGCCACCGCCCCCTCGCTCTACCGCAACCTGCAGTACAAGACGCTGGAGGACTTCGAGTACCTGGGCCTGGTCAACGAAGTGCCGATGATGTTGATCGCCCGTCCGACACTGCCGGCGAACAACTACGCCGAGCTGAACAAGTGGATCCAGGACAACAAGGGCAAGATCAACCTGGCCAACGCCGGCCTCGGTTCGGCCTCGCACCTGTGCGGCCTGATCTACATGTCGACCGTGAAGATCGACATGGTGACGGTGCCGTACAAGGGCACCGGCCCGGCCATGACCGATCTGATCGGCGGCCAGGTCGACCTGATGTGCGACCAGAGCACCAACACCACCGCGCAGATCGAAGGCGGCAAGGTCAAGGCCTACGCGGTGACGACACCCAAGCGTCTGACCACCCCGGCGCTCAAGAACCTGCCCACGCTCGACGAGTCGGGCCTGAAGAACTTCCAGGTCTCGATCTGGCACGGCCTGTATGCGCCCAAGGGCACGCCCAAGCCGGTGCTCGACAAGCTGAACGCGGCCCTGAAGGCGGCGCTGAAAGACCCCGAGTTCATCAAGCGCCAGGAAGCGCTGGGCGCGGTGCTCGTCACCGACGGGCGCGTCAACCCGGCCGAGCACAAGAAGTTTGTCGAGGCCGAGATCAACAAGTGGGGCCCGATCATCAAGGCCGCCGGTCAGTACGCCGACTGA
- a CDS encoding branched-chain amino acid ABC transporter permease, translated as MGFFLETLFGGLMAGMLYALIALGFVLIFKASGVFNFAQGAMVLFAALAMARFAEWWPRWLGFDSKLLANLLAFVTTMAVMVAVAWLIEKLVLGRLVNQDGITLLMATLGITYFLDGFGQTLFGSDIYKIDVGMPKDPLIVAEQTFEGGILLSQEDLIAALVAAALVALLALFFQKTSTGRALRAVADDHQAAQSIGIPLSRIWVIVWSVAGFVALVAGIIWGSKLGVQFSLSMVALKALPVVILGGLTSVPGAIVGGLLIGVGEKLSEVYLGPLLGGGIEIWFAYVLALLFLLVRPQGLFGEKIIDRV; from the coding sequence ATGGGATTTTTCCTCGAGACGCTGTTCGGCGGCCTGATGGCCGGCATGCTGTACGCGCTGATCGCGCTCGGCTTCGTGCTGATCTTCAAGGCCTCCGGCGTCTTCAACTTCGCGCAAGGCGCGATGGTGCTGTTCGCCGCGCTGGCCATGGCGCGTTTTGCCGAGTGGTGGCCGCGCTGGCTGGGCTTCGACAGCAAGCTGCTCGCCAACCTGCTCGCCTTTGTCACGACCATGGCGGTGATGGTGGCGGTGGCCTGGCTGATCGAGAAGCTGGTGCTGGGCCGGCTCGTCAACCAGGACGGCATCACCTTGCTGATGGCGACACTGGGCATCACCTATTTCCTCGACGGGTTCGGCCAGACCCTGTTCGGCTCCGACATCTACAAGATCGATGTCGGCATGCCCAAGGACCCGCTGATCGTCGCCGAGCAGACCTTCGAGGGCGGCATCCTGCTCAGCCAGGAAGACCTGATCGCGGCGCTGGTGGCGGCCGCGCTGGTGGCGCTGCTGGCCTTGTTCTTCCAAAAGACGTCGACCGGGCGGGCGCTGCGCGCGGTGGCCGACGACCACCAGGCGGCGCAGTCGATCGGCATCCCGCTGTCGCGCATCTGGGTCATCGTCTGGTCGGTGGCCGGTTTTGTCGCACTGGTGGCCGGCATCATCTGGGGCTCCAAGCTGGGCGTCCAGTTCTCGCTCTCGATGGTGGCGCTCAAGGCACTGCCGGTGGTGATCCTCGGCGGGCTGACCTCGGTGCCCGGCGCCATCGTCGGTGGCCTGCTGATCGGTGTCGGCGAGAAGCTGTCGGAGGTCTATCTGGGGCCGTTGCTCGGCGGCGGCATCGAGATCTGGTTCGCCTATGTGCTGGCGCTGCTGTTCCTGCTGGTGCGCCCGCAAGGGCTGTTCGGCGAAAAGATCATCGACCGGGTCTGA
- a CDS encoding ABC transporter ATP-binding protein, whose amino-acid sequence MTVAVVSRMPSPDAEQPRSGSASAADRVPSAAPARRSAGDVILDVQNVSLAFGGVKALTDISFDVREHEVRAIIGPNGAGKSSLLNCINGVYTPQQGTIRLRGQTFRHMNPRQVAEMGVARTFQNLALFKGMSVLDNLMTGRNLKMKANLFQQALRFGAAEREEIAHREVVERIIDFLEIQPWRKTPVGRLPYGLQKRVDLGRALAMEPQLLLLDEPMAGMNLEEKQDMCRFILDVNDEFGTTLVLIEHDMGVVMDISDRVVVLDYGRKIGDGPPDEVRGNEDVIRAYLGTAG is encoded by the coding sequence ATGACGGTCGCCGTCGTTTCGCGCATGCCGTCGCCTGACGCCGAGCAGCCTCGATCCGGGAGCGCCTCGGCTGCCGATCGCGTCCCAAGCGCGGCGCCCGCCCGCCGGTCCGCGGGCGACGTCATCCTCGACGTGCAGAACGTCTCGCTCGCCTTCGGCGGTGTCAAGGCGCTCACCGACATCAGCTTCGACGTGCGCGAGCACGAGGTGCGCGCCATCATCGGCCCGAACGGCGCCGGCAAGAGTTCGCTGCTCAACTGCATCAACGGCGTGTACACGCCGCAGCAGGGCACCATCCGGCTGCGCGGCCAGACCTTCCGGCACATGAACCCGCGGCAGGTGGCCGAAATGGGTGTCGCCCGCACCTTCCAGAACCTGGCCTTGTTCAAGGGCATGAGCGTGCTCGACAACCTGATGACGGGGCGCAACCTGAAGATGAAGGCCAATTTGTTCCAGCAGGCGCTGCGTTTCGGCGCCGCCGAGCGCGAGGAGATCGCCCACCGCGAGGTGGTGGAACGCATCATCGACTTCCTCGAGATCCAGCCCTGGCGCAAGACACCGGTGGGCCGGCTGCCCTATGGGCTGCAAAAGCGCGTCGACCTCGGCCGCGCGCTGGCGATGGAACCCCAGCTGCTGCTGCTCGACGAGCCGATGGCCGGCATGAACCTCGAGGAAAAGCAGGACATGTGCCGCTTCATCCTCGACGTCAACGACGAGTTCGGCACGACGCTGGTGCTGATCGAACACGACATGGGGGTGGTGATGGACATCAGCGACCGGGTGGTGGTGCTCGACTACGGACGCAAGATCGGCGACGGCCCGCCCGACGAGGTGCGCGGCAATGAAGACGTGATCCGCGCCTACCTCGGCACGGCAGGCTGA
- a CDS encoding branched-chain amino acid ABC transporter permease: MLYRENGQFKTSYRADQQIFPIRQDRIAVGLLLAVAFVVVPGLAPEYTFRAILIPFLILSLAALGLNILVGYCGQISLGTGAFMAVGAYAAYNFHVRVEGLPLVVSLLLGGLCATGVGVLFGIPSLRIRGLYLAVATLAAQFFVDWAFLRIRWFTHDSASGSVSVSGLQVAGLPLETPAQKYYFCLITVLVFALLAKNLVRGAIGREWMAIRDMDVAAAVIGIRPVYAKLTAFAVSSFLVGVAGGLWGFIHLGAWEPAAFGIDRSFQLLFMVIIGGLGSIMGSFFGAAFIVVLPILLNQVPGWFGLPLSTATASHLESMIFGALIVFFLVVEPHGLARLWSTAKEKLRLWPFPH; the protein is encoded by the coding sequence GTGCTCTACCGAGAAAACGGCCAGTTCAAGACCAGCTACCGGGCCGACCAGCAGATCTTCCCGATCCGCCAGGACCGCATCGCGGTCGGCCTGCTGCTGGCCGTGGCCTTTGTCGTCGTGCCCGGGCTGGCACCGGAATACACCTTCCGCGCCATCCTGATCCCCTTTTTGATCCTGTCGCTGGCCGCCCTGGGGCTCAACATCCTGGTCGGCTATTGCGGGCAGATCTCGCTGGGCACCGGTGCCTTCATGGCGGTGGGCGCCTATGCGGCCTACAACTTCCATGTCCGCGTCGAAGGGCTGCCGCTGGTCGTTTCGCTGCTGCTCGGCGGCCTGTGCGCCACCGGCGTCGGCGTGCTGTTCGGCATCCCGTCGCTGCGCATCCGCGGGCTCTACCTCGCCGTCGCGACGCTGGCGGCCCAGTTTTTCGTCGACTGGGCCTTCTTGCGCATCCGCTGGTTCACGCACGACTCGGCGTCGGGCTCGGTCAGCGTGTCGGGGCTGCAGGTGGCCGGGTTGCCGCTGGAGACGCCGGCGCAAAAGTACTACTTCTGTCTGATCACCGTGCTGGTGTTCGCCCTGCTGGCGAAGAACCTGGTGCGCGGCGCGATCGGGCGCGAATGGATGGCGATCCGCGACATGGACGTGGCGGCCGCCGTGATCGGCATCCGGCCCGTCTACGCCAAGCTCACCGCATTCGCGGTCAGCTCCTTCCTGGTCGGCGTGGCGGGCGGGCTGTGGGGTTTCATCCACCTCGGCGCCTGGGAGCCGGCGGCCTTCGGCATCGACCGCTCGTTCCAGCTGCTGTTCATGGTCATCATCGGCGGGCTGGGTTCGATCATGGGCAGCTTTTTCGGCGCGGCCTTCATCGTCGTGCTGCCCATCCTGCTCAACCAGGTGCCGGGTTGGTTCGGTTTGCCGCTGTCGACCGCCACCGCATCGCATCTCGAATCGATGATCTTCGGCGCGCTGATCGTCTTCTTCCTCGTGGTCGAGCCGCACGGCCTAGCGCGGCTGTGGTCGACCGCGAAAGAAAAGCTGCGGCTGTGGCCCTTCCCGCATTGA
- a CDS encoding Crp/Fnr family transcriptional regulator, whose protein sequence is MAEAAAAPLHRRVRAATPVELQGIAWLQVLDDSDREQIASQLRVAEAEPGELLCRIGRAPTYWFGVLAGLLKMNNDASTGAMVTFTGIPPGAWFGEGTLLKREPYRYNVQALRKSVVAGLPIDSFQRLLDHSIPFNRFVMRQLNERLGQFIAAREIDRLNDPDVRVARSLASLFHPVLYPGVGTMLRITQQELGMLVGLSRQRVNEALHTLQRRALIRIEYGGVRVLDLEGLQRQVFHS, encoded by the coding sequence ATGGCCGAAGCCGCAGCAGCCCCTTTGCATCGTCGCGTTCGTGCCGCCACGCCGGTCGAACTGCAGGGCATCGCCTGGCTGCAGGTGCTGGACGACAGCGACCGTGAACAGATCGCATCGCAGCTGCGGGTCGCCGAAGCCGAGCCGGGCGAATTGCTGTGCCGCATCGGCCGCGCGCCGACCTACTGGTTCGGCGTGCTCGCCGGTCTGTTGAAGATGAACAACGACGCGTCGACGGGGGCGATGGTGACCTTCACCGGCATCCCGCCCGGCGCCTGGTTCGGCGAGGGCACGCTGCTCAAGCGTGAGCCGTATCGCTACAACGTGCAGGCGCTGCGCAAGAGTGTCGTGGCGGGGCTGCCCATCGACAGCTTCCAGCGCCTGCTCGACCACAGCATCCCGTTCAACCGTTTTGTGATGCGCCAGCTCAACGAACGCCTGGGGCAGTTCATCGCGGCGCGCGAGATCGACCGCCTGAATGACCCCGACGTGCGCGTCGCGCGCAGCCTGGCGTCGTTGTTTCATCCGGTGCTGTATCCCGGCGTCGGCACGATGCTGCGCATCACGCAACAGGAGCTGGGCATGCTGGTGGGGCTGTCGCGGCAACGGGTCAACGAGGCCCTGCACACGCTGCAACGCCGCGCGCTGATCCGCATCGAATACGGCGGTGTGCGGGTGCTCGATCTGGAAGGGCTGCAACGCCAAGTCTTCCACAGTTGA
- a CDS encoding ABC transporter substrate-binding protein — MRLKPLVLATLTAAVCSSVLAPAVWAQAKEQFFPVLVYRTGAYAPNGVPWANGYLDYLKLVNAQGGLNGVKLTYEECETGYATDRGVECYERLKGKGATLFQPLSTGITFALTEKAPQDKVPLITAGYGRSESADGGVFKWNFPLLGTYWVNADVLVQHIGKKEGGLNKLRGKKIALVYHDSPFGKEPIPLLQERAKMHGFELQMLPVTAPGVEQKSTWLQVRQARPDYVLLWGWGVMNSTALKEAQATGYPREKMYGVWWAGAEPDVKDVGEGARGYSAAAMQHGVHPDAKVVQNILNLVHAKGQGTGPREEVGTVLYMRGMLSAMLGVEGVKRAQERFGKGKVMTAEQVRWGLENLSLDQAKLDALGFAGVMRPVSTSCVDHMGSSWVRVHSWDGKKWSFSSDWYQADEQILKPMVKSAADRYAAEKKLERRPPADCQS, encoded by the coding sequence ATGAGATTGAAGCCGCTCGTCCTCGCCACGCTGACCGCCGCCGTTTGCAGCAGCGTCCTCGCGCCCGCCGTGTGGGCACAGGCCAAGGAGCAGTTCTTCCCGGTGCTGGTCTACCGCACCGGCGCCTATGCGCCCAACGGCGTGCCCTGGGCCAACGGCTATCTCGACTACCTGAAGCTGGTGAACGCGCAAGGCGGCTTGAACGGCGTCAAGCTCACCTACGAGGAGTGCGAGACGGGCTATGCGACCGACCGTGGTGTCGAATGTTATGAGCGACTGAAGGGCAAGGGGGCCACGCTGTTCCAGCCGTTGTCCACCGGCATCACCTTCGCGCTGACCGAAAAGGCGCCGCAGGACAAGGTGCCCTTGATCACCGCCGGCTACGGGCGCTCGGAGTCGGCCGACGGTGGTGTCTTCAAATGGAACTTCCCGCTGCTGGGCACCTACTGGGTCAATGCCGACGTGCTGGTGCAGCACATCGGCAAGAAGGAAGGCGGGCTGAACAAGCTGCGCGGCAAGAAGATCGCCCTGGTCTACCACGACTCGCCCTTCGGCAAGGAGCCCATCCCGCTGCTGCAGGAGCGCGCCAAGATGCACGGCTTCGAGCTGCAGATGCTGCCGGTGACCGCCCCCGGCGTCGAACAGAAATCGACCTGGCTGCAAGTGCGCCAGGCCCGGCCCGACTATGTGTTGCTGTGGGGTTGGGGCGTGATGAACTCGACCGCGCTGAAGGAGGCCCAGGCCACCGGCTACCCGCGCGAGAAGATGTACGGCGTGTGGTGGGCCGGCGCCGAGCCGGACGTCAAGGACGTCGGCGAAGGCGCGCGCGGCTACAGCGCCGCGGCCATGCAGCACGGCGTGCACCCCGATGCCAAGGTGGTACAAAACATCCTGAACTTGGTTCACGCCAAGGGCCAGGGCACCGGCCCCCGGGAAGAGGTGGGCACGGTGCTCTACATGCGCGGCATGCTGTCGGCGATGCTGGGCGTCGAGGGGGTCAAGCGCGCGCAGGAGCGCTTCGGCAAAGGCAAGGTGATGACCGCCGAGCAGGTGCGCTGGGGCCTGGAGAATCTTTCGCTCGACCAGGCCAAGCTGGACGCCCTCGGCTTTGCTGGCGTGATGCGACCGGTCAGCACCTCTTGCGTCGACCACATGGGCTCGAGCTGGGTGCGGGTGCACAGCTGGGACGGCAAGAAGTGGAGCTTCAGCTCCGACTGGTACCAGGCCGACGAGCAGATCCTGAAGCCGATGGTCAAGAGCGCCGCCGACCGTTATGCCGCCGAGAAGAAGCTCGAGCGGCGTCCTCCGGCCGACTGCCAGTCCTGA
- a CDS encoding phenylacetate--CoA ligase family protein: MDIADRSHRDAPYDRLETRDPAEREATLMQALAAQVAHAQRTTAAYAELLREVDASAVVSRAALARLPLTRKADLMERQRQQQQREHDVFGGHSAIGWRRRQGAGGAVKVYQSPGPLYEPEGPGPDYWRMARALWAAGVRAGDLVHNSFSYHLTPAGAMMDSGARALGCTVFPGGVGNTELQLQAMHDLHPDAYAGTPGFLKIVLDKAAEQQQTLPASLCKALVSGEACPPSLRQAFAESGIEAYQCYATAELGLIAYETAARAGLVVDEQVIVEIVRPGTGEPVPEGDVGEVVVTTLNPDHPLIRFATGDLSALLPGRCPSGRTNIRLRGWLGRADQSTKVRGMFVTPTQVADIVRRHPEVRRARLVVSGSPAQDQLSLRVELTPDAGAAPAGLAERLTESLRDLTKLRGEVELLAPGTLPNDGKVIEDLRRQD, translated from the coding sequence ATGGACATTGCCGACCGCTCGCACCGCGACGCCCCCTACGACCGGCTCGAAACCCGCGACCCGGCCGAACGTGAAGCCACGCTGATGCAAGCGCTGGCCGCGCAGGTGGCCCATGCGCAACGCACCACCGCGGCGTATGCCGAGCTGTTGCGGGAGGTCGACGCGAGCGCCGTCGTGTCACGCGCCGCGCTGGCCCGCTTGCCGCTGACCCGCAAGGCCGACCTGATGGAGCGGCAACGGCAGCAGCAACAGCGCGAGCACGATGTGTTCGGGGGCCACAGCGCGATCGGCTGGCGGCGCCGGCAAGGGGCCGGCGGAGCGGTCAAGGTCTACCAGTCGCCCGGGCCGCTCTACGAGCCGGAAGGGCCGGGGCCTGACTATTGGCGCATGGCGCGGGCCTTGTGGGCCGCCGGCGTGCGGGCCGGCGATCTGGTGCACAACAGCTTCAGCTACCACCTCACGCCGGCCGGGGCGATGATGGACAGCGGCGCCCGCGCGCTCGGCTGCACCGTGTTCCCGGGCGGCGTCGGCAACACCGAACTGCAGCTGCAGGCCATGCACGACCTGCACCCCGATGCCTATGCCGGCACCCCCGGCTTTTTGAAGATCGTGCTCGACAAGGCGGCAGAACAACAGCAGACGCTGCCGGCCAGCCTGTGCAAGGCGCTGGTCTCGGGCGAAGCGTGCCCGCCGTCGCTGCGGCAGGCCTTCGCGGAAAGCGGCATCGAGGCCTACCAGTGTTATGCCACGGCCGAACTCGGATTGATCGCCTACGAGACCGCCGCCCGTGCCGGGCTGGTGGTCGACGAACAGGTGATCGTCGAGATCGTGCGGCCGGGCACCGGGGAGCCGGTGCCCGAGGGCGACGTCGGCGAGGTGGTGGTCACCACCCTCAACCCCGACCATCCGTTGATCCGCTTCGCGACCGGCGACCTGTCGGCGCTGCTGCCGGGGCGCTGTCCCAGTGGGCGCACCAACATCCGCCTGCGCGGTTGGCTCGGACGCGCCGACCAGTCGACCAAGGTGCGCGGCATGTTCGTGACGCCGACCCAGGTGGCCGACATCGTGCGGCGCCACCCGGAGGTGCGGCGCGCCCGCCTGGTGGTCAGCGGGTCGCCCGCGCAAGACCAGCTGAGCCTGCGCGTCGAACTGACGCCCGACGCCGGCGCCGCCCCCGCGGGGTTGGCCGAGCGGCTGACCGAGAGCCTGCGCGACCTGACCAAGCTGCGCGGTGAGGTGGAGCTGCTGGCGCCGGGCACCTTGCCCAACGACGGCAAGGTGATCGAGGACCTGCGGCGTCAGGATTGA
- the dtd gene encoding D-aminoacyl-tRNA deacylase produces the protein MLAVIQRVTRAQVVIDAEVVGSIEQGLLVLVCAERGDTTVQADRLVDKLLKLRVFSDEAGKMNRSVRDAAGGLLIVSQFTLAADVSGGNRPSFTQAAPPDEGRRLYEHVVAQARAQHPRVATGSFGADMQVHLVNDGPVTIPLRIAPG, from the coding sequence ATGCTGGCGGTGATACAGCGCGTGACGCGGGCGCAGGTGGTGATCGACGCCGAGGTGGTCGGCTCGATCGAGCAAGGCCTGCTGGTGCTGGTGTGCGCCGAGCGCGGCGACACCACGGTGCAGGCCGACCGGCTGGTCGACAAGCTGCTGAAGCTGCGCGTGTTCAGCGACGAGGCCGGCAAGATGAACCGCAGCGTGCGCGACGCGGCCGGCGGGCTGCTGATCGTCTCGCAGTTCACCCTCGCGGCCGACGTCTCGGGCGGCAATCGACCGAGCTTCACCCAGGCCGCGCCGCCCGACGAGGGCCGCCGGCTCTACGAGCACGTGGTGGCCCAGGCCCGCGCGCAGCATCCGCGGGTCGCGACCGGCTCGTTCGGCGCCGACATGCAGGTGCACCTCGTCAACGACGGGCCGGTGACGATCCCGCTGCGCATCGCGCCGGGGTGA
- a CDS encoding AMP-dependent synthetase/ligase gives MSTTFPRLLLEHAARRPTSPALREKEYGIWQTLGWAQLAQLVRHLACGLADAGVRRGEHVVVIGENRPRLYAAMLAAQSLGAIPVPLYQDATAAELVYPLSNAEVRFAVVEDQEQVDKLLEMRPQCPLLQQIWFDDARGLRHYREPGLDSVDALVERGRAHDAQDPQFFWQEVERGQPDDTAAMFFTSGTTGHPKGVVHTHRALLDRAQAGARFDHLTEAEEVLAYLPPAWIGQNCFSYAQWLACGYVVNCPESSATVAIDLKEIGPTYYFAPPRVFEGLLTSVMIRMEDAGRLKRWLFDRCMRWARRIGPARLDGQPLPALDRLRYRLGDLLVYGPLRNTLGFSRIRVAYTAGEAIGPDLFTFYRSIGINLKQLYGSTETAVFVCLQPDHQARADTVGVPIEGVELKVEPSGEILIRSPGLLKEYYKNPEASAEVKTPDGWYRTGDAGFLDSAGHLKIIDRAKDVGRLRGGAHDGALFAPKYVENKLKFFPYIKEAVAFGDGRDRVCAFLNIDFEAVGHWAERRNLPYAGYTDLAQKPEVQALLRDCVAQVNADLAGDDQLAGSQVARCLVLHKELDADDGELTRTRKVRRGHIADKYRVLVDALYAGHTSQYIETQVTFEDGRRGMVSAELALIDVPVYPAVRRAA, from the coding sequence GTGTCGACGACCTTTCCCCGTCTGCTGCTGGAGCACGCCGCCCGGCGCCCCACGAGCCCAGCCCTGCGGGAGAAGGAATACGGCATCTGGCAGACGCTCGGCTGGGCGCAACTCGCGCAGCTGGTGCGGCACTTGGCCTGTGGCTTGGCCGACGCCGGGGTGCGGCGCGGCGAGCATGTGGTGGTGATCGGCGAGAACCGGCCGCGGCTGTATGCGGCGATGCTCGCGGCGCAGTCGCTCGGCGCCATCCCGGTGCCGCTCTACCAGGACGCCACGGCAGCCGAACTGGTCTACCCCTTGTCGAATGCCGAAGTGCGCTTTGCCGTCGTCGAAGACCAGGAGCAGGTCGACAAGCTGCTGGAGATGCGCCCGCAGTGCCCGCTGCTGCAGCAGATCTGGTTCGACGACGCGCGCGGGCTGCGCCACTACCGTGAACCCGGTCTCGACAGTGTCGATGCGCTGGTGGAACGGGGCCGTGCGCACGATGCACAAGACCCGCAGTTCTTCTGGCAGGAGGTCGAACGCGGGCAGCCCGACGACACCGCGGCGATGTTCTTCACCTCCGGCACCACCGGGCATCCCAAGGGGGTGGTCCACACGCACCGGGCGCTGCTCGACCGGGCCCAGGCCGGCGCCCGGTTCGACCACCTGACCGAGGCCGAAGAGGTGCTGGCCTACCTGCCCCCCGCCTGGATCGGCCAGAACTGCTTCAGCTATGCGCAGTGGCTCGCCTGCGGCTACGTGGTCAACTGCCCCGAGTCGAGCGCGACCGTCGCGATCGATCTGAAGGAGATCGGCCCGACCTATTACTTCGCGCCGCCACGCGTGTTCGAGGGGCTGCTGACCAGCGTGATGATCCGCATGGAAGACGCCGGGCGGCTCAAGCGCTGGCTGTTCGACCGCTGCATGCGCTGGGCGCGCCGCATCGGCCCGGCCCGGCTCGACGGCCAACCACTGCCGGCGCTCGACCGCCTGCGCTACAGGCTCGGCGACTTGCTGGTCTATGGTCCGTTGCGCAACACGCTCGGCTTCAGCCGCATCCGGGTGGCCTACACCGCCGGTGAAGCCATCGGTCCCGACCTGTTCACCTTCTACCGCTCGATCGGCATCAACCTCAAGCAGCTGTATGGCTCCACCGAGACCGCCGTGTTCGTCTGCCTGCAGCCCGACCACCAGGCGCGGGCCGACACGGTGGGCGTGCCGATCGAGGGGGTCGAGCTGAAGGTCGAGCCGAGCGGCGAGATCCTGATCCGATCGCCCGGCTTGTTGAAGGAGTACTACAAGAACCCGGAGGCGAGCGCCGAGGTGAAGACCCCCGACGGCTGGTACCGCACCGGCGATGCCGGCTTTCTCGACAGCGCCGGCCATTTGAAGATCATCGACCGGGCCAAGGACGTCGGCCGCTTGCGCGGCGGCGCCCACGACGGCGCGCTGTTTGCGCCCAAGTACGTCGAGAACAAGCTGAAGTTCTTCCCCTACATCAAGGAAGCGGTGGCCTTCGGCGACGGGCGCGACCGCGTTTGCGCCTTTCTCAACATCGACTTCGAGGCCGTCGGCCACTGGGCCGAGCGCCGCAACCTGCCCTACGCCGGCTACACCGACCTGGCACAGAAGCCCGAGGTCCAGGCGCTGCTGCGCGACTGCGTGGCCCAGGTCAATGCCGACCTGGCCGGCGACGACCAGCTGGCCGGCAGCCAGGTGGCCCGCTGCCTGGTGCTGCACAAGGAACTCGACGCCGACGACGGCGAACTGACCCGCACCCGCAAGGTCCGGCGCGGCCACATCGCCGACAAATACCGGGTGCTGGTCGATGCGCTGTATGCCGGGCACACGTCGCAGTACATCGAGACCCAGGTGACCTTCGAGGACGGCCGCCGCGGCATGGTGTCGGCCGAGCTGGCGTTGATCGACGTGCCGGTCTATCCGGCGGTCAGGAGGGCGGCATGA